In a single window of the Biomphalaria glabrata chromosome 5, xgBioGlab47.1, whole genome shotgun sequence genome:
- the LOC106076019 gene encoding ornithine decarboxylase-like, translated as MSTGVTVQLEMAGGHSSVSIDLYNSVTTMDDLVQERVSRLQAYEHDTTFIIANIGTLYSQLSKWKELMPRVKPFYALKCNNDPVVTKVLADIGLGFDCASQSEIEQILQLGVHPSRIVFANPNKHMSHLRFAAQNNVDLMTFDDICEVLKIKQSFPNARLLLRIKTRRHFRARHTFNKKFGCDPCLVRSLLIQCKQLSVNVVGFSFHIGSLPEENSYFTTTIADVSDLFQIGEELGFRMTILDIGGGFPGVDTEKQSFQKVAKEINEALERHFPTSRGVDVIAEPGRYFVTSCYTLAVQVMSKKVVAESFEANDQNVKMNEHTIVNEHIIVNEHSHQNGHIYQNGCAPDNKLTLDSQSEHTNGDSHIITNGHTSANGHIQVNRHTSANGHAILSNLDTVEKHRFQNGLSHENGRIERPDHETAYVYMYFINDGLFGTFSNVRTDQLVARPSFLKDCDTKAMHTSILWGPTCAESDCVMKECLLPELRVGQWLFFQNMGAYSVTQACGFNGIEPPLKFYVCDQKTWDLISHEIDLAASQG; from the exons ATGTCCACTGGTGTCACAGTGCAGCTGGAAATGGCTGGAGGTCATTCAAGCGTGTCCATCGATCTGTACAATTCAGTGACCACTATGGATGATCTGGTTCAGGAGAGAGTGTCACGCCTCCAGGCCTAT gAACACGACACCACGTTCATTATAGCCAACATCGGGACACTGTACAGTCAATTGAGCAAGTGGAAAGAGTTAATGCCTAGAGTTAAACCTTTTTACG cATTGAAGTGCAACAATGATCCCGTAGTGACCAAAGTCCTGGCTGATATTGGACTTGGTTTTGATTGTGCCAGTCAG TCTGAGATTGAACAAATTCTTCAACTTGGAGTCCATCCCTCCAGGATTGTGTTCGCCAACCCAAACAAACACATGTCACATCTACGGTTCGCTGCCCAGAACAACGTCGACCTGATGACATTTGATGACATCTGCGAGGTCCTGAAAATCAAACAATCTTTTCCAAACGCCAG ACTTTTGCTGCGTATTAAAACCAGACGACATTTCAGGGCGAGACacacatttaataaaaagtTTGGCTGTGATCCCTGTCTCGTCCGATCTTTGTTGATACAATGCAAACAACTGTCTGTGAATGTCGTGGGATTTAG TTTTCACATCGGAAGTCTACCAGAAGAGAACTCGTATTTCACAACAACCATTGCTGATGTTAGTGATCTCTTTCAAATCGGAGAAGAACTGGGATTTAGGATGACCATTTTGGACATTGGTGGAGGATTTCCAGGCGTGGACACAGAGAAACAATCCTTTCAAAAA GTGGCGAAGGAGATAAACGAGGCACTGGAGAGACACTTTCCCACATCCAGGGGCGTCGACGTGATAGCAGAGCCAGGGCGTTACTTTGTGACCTCGTGTTACACCTTAGCTGTTCAGGTTATGTCCAAGAAAGTTGTCGCCGAGAGTTTTGAAG CCAATGACCAGAACGTCAAGATGAACGAACATACCATTGTGAATGAACATATCATAGTGAACGAACACAGTCATCAGAATGGTCACATTTATCAAAACGGATGTGCCCCTGATAACAAACTCACGCTTGATAGTCAGAGTGAGCACACAAATGGCGATAGCCACATCATTACCAATGGGCACACCTCTGCTAACGGACATATACAAGTAAATAGGCACACCTCTGCGAATGGACATGCTATTTTGAGTAATCTAGATACAGTGGAAAAGCACAGATTCCAAAATGGACTCAGCCATGAAAACGGCCGCATAGAAAGACCTGACCACGAGACCGCCTATGTTTACATGTATTTTATCAACGACGGTCTCTTTGGGACATTCAGTAACGTCCGCACTGACCAGCTCGTTGCGAGACCAAGTTTCTTAAAG GATTGTGACACTAAGGCAATGCACACGTCCATCTTATGGGGGCCCACCTGCGCTGAATCAGACTGTGTTATGAAAGAATGTCTTCTACCTGAGCTCAGAGTTGGTCAGTGGCTGTTCTTCCAAAACATGGGCGCCTACTCCGTCACTCAGGCGTGTGGCTTCAACGGCATTGAGCCTCCATTGAAATTTTACGTGTGTGATCAGAAGACAtg GGATCTTATATCACATGAAATCGATCTTGCAGCCTCTCAAGGTTAG
- the LOC129926167 gene encoding uncharacterized protein LOC129926167: MRSLILAVVINIAFGSVMSFTRHPRAAETEDDLARRALLGGLLGNVLGGSVSDVVNQAEALPQNLQQNPLGTVTNAVGSLPLVGGLASNLLNTATGVAGGLPLVGGLTKSLLNNPLGTVRGVAGGLPVIGGVASNLLGTAQGLTDQRGPVLGLLNGLLGNVL, from the coding sequence atGCGCAGCTTAATTCTTGCCGTAGTCATAAATATTGCCTTTGGGTCAGTGATGTCCTTCACAAGACACCCGAGAGCTGCTGAAACTGAGGATGACCTTGCCAGGCGCGCTCTCCTTGGCGGTCTGCTCGGGAACGTCCTCGGCGGCTCTGTAAGTGATGTGGTCAACCAAGCGGAAGCACTTCCTCAAAATCTGCAGCAAAATCCTTTGGGAACAGTGACAAATGCTGTGGGTAGTCTTCCCCTGGTAGGCGGCCTAGCAAGCAATCTTCTGAACACTGCCACAGGTGTGGCTGGAGGTCTTCCACTTGTTGGGGGACTGACCAAGAGTTTGTTGAACAACCCGTTGGGCACAGTAAGGGGAGTAGCCGGCGGACTTCCAGTCATTGGTGGCGTCGCTAGTAATTTACTGGGTACTGCTCAAGGCCTAACTGACCAGAGAGGTCCAGTTCTAGGACTTTTGAATGGCCTGCTGGGCAATGTACTATAA